One stretch of Pigmentiphaga aceris DNA includes these proteins:
- the gabD gene encoding NADP-dependent succinate-semialdehyde dehydrogenase codes for MTSIQDGKWFRQHAYVNGKWIDAENGATVDVTNPATGKTIGTVPKMGAADARRAVEAANAAWPAWRALTAAARAKLLRRWFDLIVANADELGALMTAEQGKPLAEAKGEVLYAASFIEWFAEEGKRVYGDTIPSPAGDRRIVVIKQPIGVCAAITPWNFPAAMITRKAGPALAAGCPIVVKPATSTPYSALALAALAEEAGIPAGVFNVVTGDSGAIGGELTSNPIVRKLSFTGSTEIGRVLYEQSAPTLKKLSLELGGNAPFIVFDDADLDAAVEGAIASKFRNAGQTCVCANRLYVHDEVYDAFAEKLVAAVNKLKVGPGTEAGVQLGPLIDKKAVENIEEHIADATAGGARVLTGGKPHELGGTYFLPTVMADVTPSMKVAKEETFGPLAPLFRFKSDDEVVAQANDTEFGLASYFYSRDIGRIWRVAEQLEYGMVGINTGLISNEVAPFGGVKQSGLGREGSHYGIDDYVVIKYLAMGGLDK; via the coding sequence ATGACTTCGATTCAAGACGGCAAGTGGTTCCGCCAGCACGCCTACGTGAACGGCAAGTGGATCGACGCCGAAAACGGTGCCACCGTTGACGTGACCAACCCGGCCACTGGCAAGACCATCGGCACCGTGCCGAAGATGGGCGCGGCAGACGCACGTCGCGCCGTCGAAGCTGCCAACGCTGCATGGCCTGCCTGGCGCGCACTGACCGCTGCTGCACGCGCCAAACTGCTGCGCCGCTGGTTCGACCTGATCGTCGCCAACGCCGACGAACTGGGCGCGCTGATGACTGCCGAACAAGGCAAGCCGCTGGCCGAAGCCAAGGGCGAAGTGCTGTACGCCGCCAGCTTCATCGAATGGTTCGCGGAAGAAGGCAAACGTGTCTACGGCGACACCATCCCCAGCCCCGCAGGTGACCGCCGCATCGTCGTCATCAAGCAGCCGATTGGGGTGTGCGCGGCGATCACGCCGTGGAACTTCCCCGCCGCGATGATCACCCGCAAGGCTGGCCCGGCCCTGGCCGCAGGCTGCCCCATTGTGGTCAAGCCCGCCACGTCTACGCCCTACTCGGCGCTGGCACTGGCCGCACTGGCAGAAGAAGCTGGCATTCCGGCAGGCGTGTTCAACGTCGTCACCGGTGATTCCGGTGCCATCGGTGGCGAACTGACGTCAAACCCCATCGTGCGCAAACTGTCGTTCACCGGGTCCACCGAGATCGGCCGCGTGCTGTACGAACAGTCGGCCCCGACGCTGAAAAAGCTGTCGCTGGAACTGGGCGGCAACGCGCCCTTCATCGTCTTCGACGATGCCGATCTGGATGCTGCTGTCGAAGGGGCGATTGCCTCCAAATTCCGCAATGCCGGGCAAACCTGCGTATGCGCCAACCGCCTGTATGTGCACGACGAGGTGTATGACGCCTTCGCCGAAAAGCTGGTCGCGGCCGTCAACAAGCTGAAGGTCGGCCCGGGCACCGAAGCCGGCGTGCAGCTCGGCCCGCTGATCGACAAGAAGGCTGTGGAAAATATCGAAGAGCACATTGCCGATGCCACTGCTGGCGGCGCGCGCGTGTTGACCGGTGGCAAGCCACACGAACTGGGCGGCACGTACTTCCTGCCCACCGTGATGGCAGACGTGACACCTTCGATGAAGGTCGCCAAGGAAGAAACCTTCGGCCCGCTGGCACCGCTGTTCCGCTTCAAGTCCGACGACGAAGTGGTGGCCCAGGCCAACGACACCGAGTTCGGCCTGGCCAGCTATTTCTACAGCCGCGACATCGGCCGCATCTGGCGCGTGGCGGAACAACTGGAATACGGCATGGTAGGCATCAACACCGGCTTGATTTCGAATGAAGTCGCGCCGTTCGGCGGCGTGAAGCAGTCGGGCCTGGGCCGCGAAGGCTCGCACTATGGCATCGATGATTATGTGGTGATCAAGTATCTGGCGATGGGTGGTTTGGACAAGTAA
- the gabT gene encoding 4-aminobutyrate--2-oxoglutarate transaminase codes for MTDEAALEVAPTGSNESLRARRAAALPRGVGVMCDFHAARANNAELWDIEGKRYIDFAAGIAVLNTGHRHPRIIEAITRQLDRFTHTAFQVIPYASYIELAEKVAARAPISGDKKTAFFTTGAEAVENAVKIARASTGRPGVIAFTGAFHGRTMLGMGLTGKVVPYKVGFGPFPGEIYHAPFPNAVHGVTTEDSLAAIAAMFKSDIDPARVAAFIFEPVQGEGGFNPAPADFVRGLRKLADEHGIVLIADEVQTGFARTGKFLAMEHYDVEADIITIAKSLAGGMPLSGVVGRAKIMDAPAPGGLGGTYAGNPLAVASALAVLDIIDEEKLVDRAVRLGDQLKARLAAAQAKVPAIVDIRGPGAMIAAEFNDPATGKPDAGFVARVQKEALSRGLLLLSCGVYGNVVRFLFPLTIPDAVFAEALDILDVALLEAAKG; via the coding sequence ATGACCGACGAAGCAGCTCTGGAAGTGGCGCCCACAGGCTCCAATGAGTCCTTGCGCGCACGCCGTGCCGCCGCGTTGCCGCGCGGTGTGGGCGTGATGTGCGACTTCCACGCAGCACGCGCCAACAACGCGGAACTTTGGGATATCGAAGGCAAGCGCTACATCGACTTCGCCGCCGGCATCGCCGTACTGAACACCGGCCATCGCCACCCGCGCATTATTGAAGCGATCACCCGCCAGCTGGACCGCTTCACCCACACCGCGTTCCAGGTCATCCCTTACGCGTCCTACATCGAACTGGCAGAGAAGGTGGCCGCACGCGCCCCGATCAGCGGCGACAAGAAAACCGCCTTCTTCACCACCGGTGCCGAAGCCGTTGAAAACGCCGTGAAGATTGCCCGCGCATCCACCGGTCGTCCGGGCGTGATCGCGTTCACTGGCGCCTTCCACGGCCGCACCATGCTAGGCATGGGCCTGACCGGCAAGGTCGTCCCGTACAAGGTTGGTTTCGGCCCCTTCCCGGGCGAGATCTATCACGCCCCCTTCCCGAACGCCGTGCATGGCGTGACGACGGAAGACTCGCTGGCCGCGATTGCCGCCATGTTCAAGAGCGACATCGACCCGGCGCGTGTGGCCGCGTTCATCTTTGAACCCGTCCAAGGCGAAGGCGGCTTCAACCCCGCCCCGGCTGACTTCGTGCGTGGCTTGCGCAAGCTGGCCGACGAACACGGCATTGTGCTGATCGCCGACGAAGTGCAGACGGGCTTCGCCCGCACCGGCAAGTTCCTGGCCATGGAACATTACGACGTCGAAGCCGACATCATCACCATCGCCAAGAGCCTGGCAGGCGGCATGCCGCTGTCGGGTGTGGTCGGCCGCGCCAAGATCATGGACGCCCCGGCACCGGGCGGCCTGGGCGGCACCTACGCCGGCAACCCACTGGCTGTGGCCTCGGCGCTGGCCGTGCTGGACATCATCGATGAAGAAAAGCTGGTGGACCGTGCCGTGCGCCTGGGCGACCAGTTGAAGGCTCGCCTGGCTGCTGCGCAAGCCAAGGTGCCGGCCATCGTCGACATCCGTGGCCCGGGCGCGATGATTGCTGCCGAATTCAACGACCCTGCAACCGGCAAGCCCGATGCAGGCTTCGTGGCCCGCGTGCAGAAGGAAGCGCTGTCGCGCGGCCTGCTGCTGCTGAGCTGCGGCGTGTACGGCAACGTCGTGCGTTTCCTGTTCCCGCTGACGATTCCGGACGCCGTGTTTGCTGAAGCACTGGACATCCTGGACGTTGCACTGCTTGAGGCGGCCAAGGGCTGA